One genomic window of Phoenix dactylifera cultivar Barhee BC4 chromosome 6, palm_55x_up_171113_PBpolish2nd_filt_p, whole genome shotgun sequence includes the following:
- the LOC103703788 gene encoding uncharacterized protein LOC103703788, with protein sequence MASSCCKRPPIIATFVVFLLLAATSPVLSASAANSTLRPGEELLKYRRIRARIRRLNKPSLKTIKSPDGDFIDCVPSHLQPAFDHPKLKGQKPLDPPERPKGYIQTAAAAVDDTFQAWTLTRESCPEGTVPIRRTTEEDILRATSIRRFGRKPAGRVRRDSRSSGHEHAVGYATGEQYYGAKASLNVWAPRVTSPSEFSLSQIWVISGSFGNDLNTIEAGWQISPELYGDNNPRFFTYWTTDAYRETGCYNLLCSGFVQTNNKIAIGAAISPKSSYNGGQFDISLLVWKDPKHGHWWLEFGPRMLVGYWPSFLFSHLAGHASMVQFGGEIVNTRPSGIHTSTQMGSGHFAGEGFRRAAYFRNLQVVDWDNSLIPVPNLRVLADHPNCYDIRGGINRVWGNYFYYGGPGRNLRCP encoded by the exons ATGGCTTCTAGCTGCTGCAAGCGTCCGCCAATCATTGCCACCTTTGTTGTGTTTCTACTCCTGGCAGCCACCAGTCCTGTCCTCTCGGCGTCGGCGGCAAACAGCACGCTTCGGCCCGGCGAGGAACTGCTGAAGTATAGGAGGATCAGAGCCCGTATAAGAAGGCTCAACAAGCCTTCGCTCAAGACAATAAAG AGTCCTGATGGCGATTTCATAGACTGTGTTCCATCTCACCTCCAACCAGCTTTTGatcatccaaaattgaaagggcaGAAGCCATTG GATCCACCTGAGAGACCCAAAGGCTACATTCAGACAGCTGCGGCTGCAGTGGATGACACCTTCCAGGCGTGGACGCTTACTCGTGAATCCTGCCCGGAAGGAACCGTACCGATAAGGAGGACAACGGAGGAAGATATACTGAGAGCTACCTCCATTCGGAGATTTGGAAGGAAGCCAGCGGGGAGAGTGCGGCGCGATTCCAGGAGCAGCGGCCATGAG CATGCGGTTGGGTATGCTACGGGAGAACAGTATTATGGTGCAAAAGCTAGTTTGAATGTGTGGGCACCGAGGGTAACAAGTCCATCCGAGTTCAGCTTGTCGCAAATCTGGGTCATCTCTGGATCGTTTGGCAATGATCTCAACACCATTGAAGCTGGATGGCAG ATCAGCCCAGAGCTGTACGGGGATAATAATCCCAGGTTCTTCACTTATTGGACG ACGGATGCATACCGAGAGACTGGATGCTACAACCTCTTGTGCTCCGGCTTTGTTCAAACAAATAATAAGATTGCTATTGGAGCAGCTATCTCACCAAAATCAAGTTATAATGGTGGGCAGTTCGATATCAGCCTGCTAGTGTGGAAG GATCCAAAGCATGGACATTGGTGGCTGGAGTTTGGACCGCGGATGCTGGTTGGCTACTGGCCTTCATTCTTGTTTAGCCACTTAGCAGGGCATGCGAGCATGGTGCAATTTGGTGGAGAGATTGTTAATACTCGGCCATCAGGAATCCACACATCAACGCAAATGGGCAGTGGGCATTTTGCCGGAGAAGGTTTCCGTAGGGCTGCCTACTTCCGGAATTTGCAAGTTGTTGATTGGGACAATAGTTTGATTCCTGTGCCCAACCTGCGAGTCTTGGCGGACCATCCAAATTGCTATGATATACGAGGAGGCATTAACAGGGTTTGGGGAAATTATTTTTACTATGGAGGTCCGGGAAGAAACCTAAGATGCCCTTAG
- the LOC103703787 gene encoding uncharacterized protein LOC103703787, with product MGTQLCIRRCRFSRIMAVMQIILGVFVILISVAGLHRFQLAGFFFPNEEDSSQRFHTIKEGYADFDLKALSDRVEDVVSQLSELQDKLDATIQKTDRDKKGGAAARNMTRSEFSRFVQEEVIQPLYSARIALGLIRIPKPDTAGFNPGSPVEDPLINFFTVEEIRKYITAKGNKNGKLSKYGTNKTYGTIGHACVLMRKELEEYMNYDIGSYCNDDWHLAQKLMLGGCDPLPRRRCLARASKLYQRPLPINESLWTMPDDRNVRWSRYRCRNFKCLSKKNPRRGFSRCTGCFDLEEEKLKWVTNASLADFLIGDVLAVKPGEIRIGLDASIGTGSFAARMREWNVTIVSTALNVGAPFSEVIALRGLIPLYATLGQRLPFFDNTMDLIHTSVFLDGWVDLQLLDFILFDWDRVLRPGGLLWVDKFFCSRKDLDEYMYMFLQFRYRKHKWVVSFKSKEEVYLSALLEKPPRSL from the coding sequence ATGGGGACGCAGCTATGCATTCGCAGGTGCAGATTTTCTAGGATCATGGCCGTAATGCAGATCATTTTAGGCGTGTTTGTCATCCTTATCAGCGTCGCCGGCCTCCATCGTTTCCAGTTGGCTGGCTTCTTCTTCCCCAACGAGGAGGATTCCTCCCAGAGGTTCCATACCATCAAGGAGGGCTATGCCGACTTTGACCTCAAAGCCCTCTCCGACCGCGTGGAAGACGTCGTCTCCCAGCTGTCGGAGCTTCAGGACAAGCTCGACGCCACCATCCAGAAGACGGACAGGGACAAGAAAGGCGGCGCTGCAGCCCGAAACATGACGCGCTCCGAATTCAGCCGGTTCGTTCAGGAGGAGGTGATCCAGCCCCTCTACAGTGCCCGCATTGCCCTAGGGCTAATCCGAATTCCGAAACCCGACACAGCTGGATTCAATCCCGGGTCTCCAGTGGAGGACCCTCTAATAAACTTCTTCACGGTGGAGGAGATCCGGAAGTACATCACAGCCAAAGGCAACAAGAACGGAAAGCTCAGCAAATACGGCACGAACAAGACCTACGGCACGATCGGCCATGCTTGCGTTCTCATGAGGAAGGAGCTGGAGGAGTACATGAACTACGACATCGGGTCCTACTGCAACGACGATTGGCATTTGGCCCAGAAGCTGATGCTGGGGGGCTGCGACCCCCTTCCTAGGAGGCGGTGCTTGGCCCGAGCTTCGAAGCTCTACCAGCGGCCGCTCCCGATCAACGAGTCCCTGTGGACCATGCCGGACGACCGCAACGTTCGGTGGAGCAGGTACCGGTGCCGGAACTTCAAGTGCCTCTCGAAAAAAAACCCGAGGAGGGGCTTCTCCAGGTGCACCGGCTGCTTCGACTTGGAGGAGGAGAAGCTCAAGTGGGTCACGAATGCCTCGCTCGCAGACTTCCTCATCGGCGATGTGCTCGCGGTGAAGCCCGGGGAGATCAGGATCGGGCTCGACGCCAGCATCGGAACGGGGAGCTTTGCTGCGAGGATGAGGGAGTGGAATGTGACCATTGTCTCGACCGCTTTGAACGTGGGTGCTCCATTCAGCGAGGTGATTGCACTCAGAGGATTGATCCCGCTCTACGCCACGCTCGGCCAGCGGCTGCCATTCTTCGACAACACGATGGATTTGATCCACACGAGCGTGTTCCTTGATGGGTGGGTCGACCTCCAGCTCCTGGATTTCATCCTCTTTGATTGGGACCGGGTGCTGAGGCCTGGTGGCCTGTTGTGGGTGGACAAGTTCTTCTGCAGCAGAAAGGATTTGGATGAGTATATGTACATGTTCCTGCAATTCAGATACAGGAAGCATAAGTGGGTGGTCTCCTTCAAGTCCAAGGAGGAGGTATATCTCTCTGCTTTGCTAGAAAAGCCCCCCAGGTCTCTATGA